A part of Salvelinus sp. IW2-2015 linkage group LG16, ASM291031v2, whole genome shotgun sequence genomic DNA contains:
- the LOC111975708 gene encoding ER degradation-enhancing alpha-mannosidase-like protein 3 isoform X4 — protein sequence MCTVLWFRPATMSALLFSLLLLLSTLCRLGQSMSREEKLKLRNQVVEMFDHAYSNYMDHAYPADELMPLTCRGRVRGLEPSRGDVDDALGMFSLTLIDTLDTLVLLNKTAEFEAAVRRVLKDVRLDNDVVVSVFETNIRVLGGLLGGHSMAVMLKDAGHYMQWYQDELLHMAKDLGLRLLPAFNTSSGLPYPRVNLKHGVRGPESRTGTETDTCTACAGTIILEFAALSRFTGDPVFEVHARRALNFLWEKRQRNSNLVGTTINIHSGEWVRRDSGVGAGIDSYYEYLLKAYILLGDDLFLQRFNIHYASIMKYISQPPLLLDVHIHKPLLPARTWMDSLLAFFPGLQVLKGDIRPAIETHEMLYQVTKKHNFLPEAFTTDFRVHWAQHPLRPEFAESTYFLYKATKDPYYLEVGRTVLDNLNRFARVPCGFAAMKDVRTGSHEDRMDSFFLAEMFKYLFLLFAEEEDLPFNVEDYIFTTEAHLLPLSLSLSTAPRGPSPPANSTSEEELDDSNFDWTCPNTRLLFPDPAFPRNLRDPIRSAVDKSCPRPAVHREPGMGRPPLRAQDFMANNPDHLELLRRMGVSLIHLKDGRVQLVQHATQAVSAVAAEDGMRFMQEMMELSSQQQKEQLPPRAVQIISHPFFGRVVLTAGPAQFGTDLSKSITGVRGFVTVAEPYSGCAELSNAAFVQGRIALLQRGQCMFAEKARHIMKAGAIGGIVIDDNEGSSSDTAPLFQMAGDGRNTEDVTLPLLFLFYKEGNILLEALKEYREVEVLLSDKARDRASIFKGKPLPGILLESSGDAHEEDQTSPASSATLDRSHVSTVELDESAPDNEEVTPEDDVGPAIKRNPEPEEEPAVDKDSSSKSVKAMMADWREDLEAFQQMEKDEL from the exons ATGTGCACAGTGTTGTGGTTTCGCCCCGCAACAATGTCGGCCCTATTGTTCTCATTGCTGCTATTACTGAGCACCTTATGCAGGCTTGGACAATCTATGTCACGAGAGGAGAAGCTCAAACTGAG GAACCAAGTGGTGGAGATGTTTGACCATGCTTATTCAAATTATATG GACCATGCGTACCCAGCAGATGAGCTGATGCCTCTGACGTGTCGGGGAAGGGTGCGTGGGCTGGAGCCCAGTCGGGGAGACGTGGATGACGCACTGGGGAT GTTCTCTCTCACCCTCATCGACACCCTGGACACTCTAGTG CTCTTAAACAAGACAGCAGAGTTTGAAGCAGCAGTGAGGAGAGTGCTGAAAGATGTGCGACTCGACAATGACGTTGTGGTGTCTGTCTTTGAGACCAACATCCGTGTGCTGGG GGGGCTGCTAGGGGGCCACTCCATGGCTGTGATGCTGAAGGATGCAGGGCATTACATGCAGTGGTACCAGGATGAGCTGCTCCACATGGCCAAAGACCTGGGTCTCAGACTCCTGCCTGCCTTCAACACCAGCAGTGGCCTACCTTACCCCAGG GTAAACTTGAAGCATGGTGTCAGGGGTCCTGAGTCTCGGACGGGCACAGAGACGGACACCTGCACAGCTTGTGCTGGTACCATCATCCTGGAGTTCGCTGCCTTGAGTCGCTTCACTGGGGACCCTGTGTTTGAG GTCCATGCACGGAGAGCCCTAAACTTCCTgtgggagaagagacagaggaacagcAACCTAGTGGGAACAACCATCAACATCCACTCAGGAGAGTGGGTCCGCAGGG ACAGCGGAGTTGGAGCAGGGATCGACTCGTATTATGAGTACCTGCTGAAAGCCTACATTCTCCTGGGAGATGACCTCTTTCTGCAGCGCTTCaacatt CACTATGCGTCTATAATGAAGTACATCAGCCAGCCTCCTCTCCTGCTGGATGTTCACATCCACAAGCCTCTGCTGCCTGCTCGCACCTGGATGGACTCCCTCCTGGCATTCTTCCCTGGGCTGCAG GTGTTGAAGGGAGATATCCGGCCGGCCATTGAGACCCATGAGATGCTGTATCAAGTCACCAAGAAACACAACTTCCTCCCAGAG GCGTTCACCACTGACTTCAGGGTACACTGGGCTCAGCATCCACTAAGACCTGAGTTTGCAGAGAGCACCTATTTCCTGTACAAG GCCACCAAAGACCCCTACTACCTAGAGGTAGGGCGCACGGTGCTGGACAACCTGAACCGCTTTGCCCGGGTCCCCTGCGGCTTTGCTGCCATGAAGGACGTTCGCACCGGGAGCCACGAGGACCG AATGGACTCCTTCTTCCTGGCGGAGATGTTCAAGTACCTGTTCCTGCTGTTTGCAGAGGAGGAAGATCTGCCGTTTAATGTTGAGGACTACATCTTCACCACCGAGGCTCACCTCCtgcccctgtccctgtccctgtccactGCCCCTCGCGGCCCCTCTCCTCCCGCCAACTCCACG TCAGAGGAAGAGCTGGATGACTCCAACTTTGATTGGACCTGCCCCAACACACGCCTCCTTTTCCCTGACCCTGCCTTCCCTCGGAACCTCCGAGATCCAATCAGAAGTGCTGTGGACAAGAGCTGTCCCCGCCCTGCCGTTCACCG TGAGCCAGGGATGGGTCGCCCCCCTCTGAGGGCTCAGGACTTCATGGCCAACAACCCTGATCACCTGGAGCTGCTGAGGAGGATGGGAGTCAGCCTTATACACCTGAAGGATGGCAGAGTGCAGCTAGTCCAACACGCTACACAG GCGGTCAGTGCTGTGGCAGCAGAGGACGGGATGCGCTTCATGCAGGAGATGATGGAGCTGTCCAGCCAGCAGCAGAAGGAGCAGCTCCCTCCGCGCGCCGTACAGATCATCTCACACCCCTTCTTCGGCAGAGTGGTGCTGACCGCTGGCCCAGCACAGTTTGGCACAGACCTTTCCAAGAGCATCACGGGG gTGCGTGGGTTTGTGACAGTGGCTGAGCCCTACAGTGGCTGTGCGGAGCTGAGCAACGCTGCCTTTGTACAGGGCCGCATCGCTTTGCTGCAGCGGGGCCAGTGTATGTTCGCTGAGAAGGCAAGACACATCATGAAGGCTGGGGCCATCGGAGGCATCGTCATCG ATGACAACGAGGGCAGCAGCAGTGACACAGCTCCCCTCTTCCAGATGGCCGGCGATGGCCGCAACACGGAAGACGTCACCTTGCCCCTGCTCTTCCTGTTCTACAAGGAGGGAAACATCCTGTTGGAGGCTCTTAAGGAGTACAGGGAGGTGGAGGTGCTGCTGAGCGACAAGGCCAGAGACCGAG CCTCCATATTCAAAGGTAAACCTCTCCCTGGCATCCTGCTGGAGAGCA GTGGGGACGCTCATGAGGAGGACCAAACTTCACCCGCCTCTTCCGCAACTCTTGACCGGTCACACGTGAGCACTGTGGAGCTGGAC
- the LOC111975708 gene encoding ER degradation-enhancing alpha-mannosidase-like protein 3 isoform X2 codes for MCTVLWFRPATMSALLFSLLLLLSTLCRLGQSMSREEKLKLRNQVVEMFDHAYSNYMDHAYPADELMPLTCRGRVRGLEPSRGDVDDALGMFSLTLIDTLDTLVLLNKTAEFEAAVRRVLKDVRLDNDVVVSVFETNIRVLGGLLGGHSMAVMLKDAGHYMQWYQDELLHMAKDLGLRLLPAFNTSSGLPYPRVNLKHGVRGPESRTGTETDTCTACAGTIILEFAALSRFTGDPVFEVHARRALNFLWEKRQRNSNLVGTTINIHSGEWVRRDSGVGAGIDSYYEYLLKAYILLGDDLFLQRFNIHYASIMKYISQPPLLLDVHIHKPLLPARTWMDSLLAFFPGLQVLKGDIRPAIETHEMLYQVTKKHNFLPEAFTTDFRVHWAQHPLRPEFAESTYFLYKATKDPYYLEVGRTVLDNLNRFARVPCGFAAMKDVRTGSHEDRMDSFFLAEMFKYLFLLFAEEEDLPFNVEDYIFTTEAHLLPLSLSLSTAPRGPSPPANSTVHAESLPHLSASVKSLWSEEELDDSNFDWTCPNTRLLFPDPAFPRNLRDPIRSAVDKSCPRPAVHREPGMGRPPLRAQDFMANNPDHLELLRRMGVSLIHLKDGRVQLVQHATQAVSAVAAEDGMRFMQEMMELSSQQQKEQLPPRAVQIISHPFFGRVVLTAGPAQFGTDLSKSITGVRGFVTVAEPYSGCAELSNAAFVQGRIALLQRGQCMFAEKARHIMKAGAIGGIVIDDNEGSSSDTAPLFQMAGDGRNTEDVTLPLLFLFYKEGNILLEALKEYREVEVLLSDKARDRASIFKGGDAHEEDQTSPASSATLDRSHVSTVELDESAPDNEEVTPEDDVGPAIKRNPEPEEEPAVDKDSSSKSVKAMMADWREDLEAFQQMEKDEL; via the exons ATGTGCACAGTGTTGTGGTTTCGCCCCGCAACAATGTCGGCCCTATTGTTCTCATTGCTGCTATTACTGAGCACCTTATGCAGGCTTGGACAATCTATGTCACGAGAGGAGAAGCTCAAACTGAG GAACCAAGTGGTGGAGATGTTTGACCATGCTTATTCAAATTATATG GACCATGCGTACCCAGCAGATGAGCTGATGCCTCTGACGTGTCGGGGAAGGGTGCGTGGGCTGGAGCCCAGTCGGGGAGACGTGGATGACGCACTGGGGAT GTTCTCTCTCACCCTCATCGACACCCTGGACACTCTAGTG CTCTTAAACAAGACAGCAGAGTTTGAAGCAGCAGTGAGGAGAGTGCTGAAAGATGTGCGACTCGACAATGACGTTGTGGTGTCTGTCTTTGAGACCAACATCCGTGTGCTGGG GGGGCTGCTAGGGGGCCACTCCATGGCTGTGATGCTGAAGGATGCAGGGCATTACATGCAGTGGTACCAGGATGAGCTGCTCCACATGGCCAAAGACCTGGGTCTCAGACTCCTGCCTGCCTTCAACACCAGCAGTGGCCTACCTTACCCCAGG GTAAACTTGAAGCATGGTGTCAGGGGTCCTGAGTCTCGGACGGGCACAGAGACGGACACCTGCACAGCTTGTGCTGGTACCATCATCCTGGAGTTCGCTGCCTTGAGTCGCTTCACTGGGGACCCTGTGTTTGAG GTCCATGCACGGAGAGCCCTAAACTTCCTgtgggagaagagacagaggaacagcAACCTAGTGGGAACAACCATCAACATCCACTCAGGAGAGTGGGTCCGCAGGG ACAGCGGAGTTGGAGCAGGGATCGACTCGTATTATGAGTACCTGCTGAAAGCCTACATTCTCCTGGGAGATGACCTCTTTCTGCAGCGCTTCaacatt CACTATGCGTCTATAATGAAGTACATCAGCCAGCCTCCTCTCCTGCTGGATGTTCACATCCACAAGCCTCTGCTGCCTGCTCGCACCTGGATGGACTCCCTCCTGGCATTCTTCCCTGGGCTGCAG GTGTTGAAGGGAGATATCCGGCCGGCCATTGAGACCCATGAGATGCTGTATCAAGTCACCAAGAAACACAACTTCCTCCCAGAG GCGTTCACCACTGACTTCAGGGTACACTGGGCTCAGCATCCACTAAGACCTGAGTTTGCAGAGAGCACCTATTTCCTGTACAAG GCCACCAAAGACCCCTACTACCTAGAGGTAGGGCGCACGGTGCTGGACAACCTGAACCGCTTTGCCCGGGTCCCCTGCGGCTTTGCTGCCATGAAGGACGTTCGCACCGGGAGCCACGAGGACCG AATGGACTCCTTCTTCCTGGCGGAGATGTTCAAGTACCTGTTCCTGCTGTTTGCAGAGGAGGAAGATCTGCCGTTTAATGTTGAGGACTACATCTTCACCACCGAGGCTCACCTCCtgcccctgtccctgtccctgtccactGCCCCTCGCGGCCCCTCTCCTCCCGCCAACTCCACGGTACATGCTGAATCTCTGCCTCATCTGTCAGCCTCTGTCAAATCTCTTTGG TCAGAGGAAGAGCTGGATGACTCCAACTTTGATTGGACCTGCCCCAACACACGCCTCCTTTTCCCTGACCCTGCCTTCCCTCGGAACCTCCGAGATCCAATCAGAAGTGCTGTGGACAAGAGCTGTCCCCGCCCTGCCGTTCACCG TGAGCCAGGGATGGGTCGCCCCCCTCTGAGGGCTCAGGACTTCATGGCCAACAACCCTGATCACCTGGAGCTGCTGAGGAGGATGGGAGTCAGCCTTATACACCTGAAGGATGGCAGAGTGCAGCTAGTCCAACACGCTACACAG GCGGTCAGTGCTGTGGCAGCAGAGGACGGGATGCGCTTCATGCAGGAGATGATGGAGCTGTCCAGCCAGCAGCAGAAGGAGCAGCTCCCTCCGCGCGCCGTACAGATCATCTCACACCCCTTCTTCGGCAGAGTGGTGCTGACCGCTGGCCCAGCACAGTTTGGCACAGACCTTTCCAAGAGCATCACGGGG gTGCGTGGGTTTGTGACAGTGGCTGAGCCCTACAGTGGCTGTGCGGAGCTGAGCAACGCTGCCTTTGTACAGGGCCGCATCGCTTTGCTGCAGCGGGGCCAGTGTATGTTCGCTGAGAAGGCAAGACACATCATGAAGGCTGGGGCCATCGGAGGCATCGTCATCG ATGACAACGAGGGCAGCAGCAGTGACACAGCTCCCCTCTTCCAGATGGCCGGCGATGGCCGCAACACGGAAGACGTCACCTTGCCCCTGCTCTTCCTGTTCTACAAGGAGGGAAACATCCTGTTGGAGGCTCTTAAGGAGTACAGGGAGGTGGAGGTGCTGCTGAGCGACAAGGCCAGAGACCGAG CCTCCATATTCAAAG GTGGGGACGCTCATGAGGAGGACCAAACTTCACCCGCCTCTTCCGCAACTCTTGACCGGTCACACGTGAGCACTGTGGAGCTGGAC
- the LOC111975708 gene encoding ER degradation-enhancing alpha-mannosidase-like protein 3 isoform X1, with the protein MCTVLWFRPATMSALLFSLLLLLSTLCRLGQSMSREEKLKLRNQVVEMFDHAYSNYMDHAYPADELMPLTCRGRVRGLEPSRGDVDDALGMFSLTLIDTLDTLVLLNKTAEFEAAVRRVLKDVRLDNDVVVSVFETNIRVLGGLLGGHSMAVMLKDAGHYMQWYQDELLHMAKDLGLRLLPAFNTSSGLPYPRVNLKHGVRGPESRTGTETDTCTACAGTIILEFAALSRFTGDPVFEVHARRALNFLWEKRQRNSNLVGTTINIHSGEWVRRDSGVGAGIDSYYEYLLKAYILLGDDLFLQRFNIHYASIMKYISQPPLLLDVHIHKPLLPARTWMDSLLAFFPGLQVLKGDIRPAIETHEMLYQVTKKHNFLPEAFTTDFRVHWAQHPLRPEFAESTYFLYKATKDPYYLEVGRTVLDNLNRFARVPCGFAAMKDVRTGSHEDRMDSFFLAEMFKYLFLLFAEEEDLPFNVEDYIFTTEAHLLPLSLSLSTAPRGPSPPANSTVHAESLPHLSASVKSLWSEEELDDSNFDWTCPNTRLLFPDPAFPRNLRDPIRSAVDKSCPRPAVHREPGMGRPPLRAQDFMANNPDHLELLRRMGVSLIHLKDGRVQLVQHATQAVSAVAAEDGMRFMQEMMELSSQQQKEQLPPRAVQIISHPFFGRVVLTAGPAQFGTDLSKSITGVRGFVTVAEPYSGCAELSNAAFVQGRIALLQRGQCMFAEKARHIMKAGAIGGIVIDDNEGSSSDTAPLFQMAGDGRNTEDVTLPLLFLFYKEGNILLEALKEYREVEVLLSDKARDRASIFKGKPLPGILLESSGDAHEEDQTSPASSATLDRSHVSTVELDESAPDNEEVTPEDDVGPAIKRNPEPEEEPAVDKDSSSKSVKAMMADWREDLEAFQQMEKDEL; encoded by the exons ATGTGCACAGTGTTGTGGTTTCGCCCCGCAACAATGTCGGCCCTATTGTTCTCATTGCTGCTATTACTGAGCACCTTATGCAGGCTTGGACAATCTATGTCACGAGAGGAGAAGCTCAAACTGAG GAACCAAGTGGTGGAGATGTTTGACCATGCTTATTCAAATTATATG GACCATGCGTACCCAGCAGATGAGCTGATGCCTCTGACGTGTCGGGGAAGGGTGCGTGGGCTGGAGCCCAGTCGGGGAGACGTGGATGACGCACTGGGGAT GTTCTCTCTCACCCTCATCGACACCCTGGACACTCTAGTG CTCTTAAACAAGACAGCAGAGTTTGAAGCAGCAGTGAGGAGAGTGCTGAAAGATGTGCGACTCGACAATGACGTTGTGGTGTCTGTCTTTGAGACCAACATCCGTGTGCTGGG GGGGCTGCTAGGGGGCCACTCCATGGCTGTGATGCTGAAGGATGCAGGGCATTACATGCAGTGGTACCAGGATGAGCTGCTCCACATGGCCAAAGACCTGGGTCTCAGACTCCTGCCTGCCTTCAACACCAGCAGTGGCCTACCTTACCCCAGG GTAAACTTGAAGCATGGTGTCAGGGGTCCTGAGTCTCGGACGGGCACAGAGACGGACACCTGCACAGCTTGTGCTGGTACCATCATCCTGGAGTTCGCTGCCTTGAGTCGCTTCACTGGGGACCCTGTGTTTGAG GTCCATGCACGGAGAGCCCTAAACTTCCTgtgggagaagagacagaggaacagcAACCTAGTGGGAACAACCATCAACATCCACTCAGGAGAGTGGGTCCGCAGGG ACAGCGGAGTTGGAGCAGGGATCGACTCGTATTATGAGTACCTGCTGAAAGCCTACATTCTCCTGGGAGATGACCTCTTTCTGCAGCGCTTCaacatt CACTATGCGTCTATAATGAAGTACATCAGCCAGCCTCCTCTCCTGCTGGATGTTCACATCCACAAGCCTCTGCTGCCTGCTCGCACCTGGATGGACTCCCTCCTGGCATTCTTCCCTGGGCTGCAG GTGTTGAAGGGAGATATCCGGCCGGCCATTGAGACCCATGAGATGCTGTATCAAGTCACCAAGAAACACAACTTCCTCCCAGAG GCGTTCACCACTGACTTCAGGGTACACTGGGCTCAGCATCCACTAAGACCTGAGTTTGCAGAGAGCACCTATTTCCTGTACAAG GCCACCAAAGACCCCTACTACCTAGAGGTAGGGCGCACGGTGCTGGACAACCTGAACCGCTTTGCCCGGGTCCCCTGCGGCTTTGCTGCCATGAAGGACGTTCGCACCGGGAGCCACGAGGACCG AATGGACTCCTTCTTCCTGGCGGAGATGTTCAAGTACCTGTTCCTGCTGTTTGCAGAGGAGGAAGATCTGCCGTTTAATGTTGAGGACTACATCTTCACCACCGAGGCTCACCTCCtgcccctgtccctgtccctgtccactGCCCCTCGCGGCCCCTCTCCTCCCGCCAACTCCACGGTACATGCTGAATCTCTGCCTCATCTGTCAGCCTCTGTCAAATCTCTTTGG TCAGAGGAAGAGCTGGATGACTCCAACTTTGATTGGACCTGCCCCAACACACGCCTCCTTTTCCCTGACCCTGCCTTCCCTCGGAACCTCCGAGATCCAATCAGAAGTGCTGTGGACAAGAGCTGTCCCCGCCCTGCCGTTCACCG TGAGCCAGGGATGGGTCGCCCCCCTCTGAGGGCTCAGGACTTCATGGCCAACAACCCTGATCACCTGGAGCTGCTGAGGAGGATGGGAGTCAGCCTTATACACCTGAAGGATGGCAGAGTGCAGCTAGTCCAACACGCTACACAG GCGGTCAGTGCTGTGGCAGCAGAGGACGGGATGCGCTTCATGCAGGAGATGATGGAGCTGTCCAGCCAGCAGCAGAAGGAGCAGCTCCCTCCGCGCGCCGTACAGATCATCTCACACCCCTTCTTCGGCAGAGTGGTGCTGACCGCTGGCCCAGCACAGTTTGGCACAGACCTTTCCAAGAGCATCACGGGG gTGCGTGGGTTTGTGACAGTGGCTGAGCCCTACAGTGGCTGTGCGGAGCTGAGCAACGCTGCCTTTGTACAGGGCCGCATCGCTTTGCTGCAGCGGGGCCAGTGTATGTTCGCTGAGAAGGCAAGACACATCATGAAGGCTGGGGCCATCGGAGGCATCGTCATCG ATGACAACGAGGGCAGCAGCAGTGACACAGCTCCCCTCTTCCAGATGGCCGGCGATGGCCGCAACACGGAAGACGTCACCTTGCCCCTGCTCTTCCTGTTCTACAAGGAGGGAAACATCCTGTTGGAGGCTCTTAAGGAGTACAGGGAGGTGGAGGTGCTGCTGAGCGACAAGGCCAGAGACCGAG CCTCCATATTCAAAGGTAAACCTCTCCCTGGCATCCTGCTGGAGAGCA GTGGGGACGCTCATGAGGAGGACCAAACTTCACCCGCCTCTTCCGCAACTCTTGACCGGTCACACGTGAGCACTGTGGAGCTGGAC
- the LOC111975708 gene encoding ER degradation-enhancing alpha-mannosidase-like protein 3 isoform X3, whose translation MCTVLWFRPATMSALLFSLLLLLSTLCRLGQSMSREEKLKLRNQVVEMFDHAYSNYMDHAYPADELMPLTCRGRVRGLEPSRGDVDDALGMFSLTLIDTLDTLVLLNKTAEFEAAVRRVLKDVRLDNDVVVSVFETNIRVLGGLLGGHSMAVMLKDAGHYMQWYQDELLHMAKDLGLRLLPAFNTSSGLPYPRVNLKHGVRGPESRTGTETDTCTACAGTIILEFAALSRFTGDPVFEVHARRALNFLWEKRQRNSNLVGTTINIHSGEWVRRDSGVGAGIDSYYEYLLKAYILLGDDLFLQRFNIHYASIMKYISQPPLLLDVHIHKPLLPARTWMDSLLAFFPGLQVLKGDIRPAIETHEMLYQVTKKHNFLPEAFTTDFRVHWAQHPLRPEFAESTYFLYKATKDPYYLEVGRTVLDNLNRFARVPCGFAAMKDVRTGSHEDRMDSFFLAEMFKYLFLLFAEEEDLPFNVEDYIFTTEAHLLPLSLSLSTAPRGPSPPANSTVHAESLPHLSASVKSLWSEEELDDSNFDWTCPNTRLLFPDPAFPRNLRDPIRSAVDKSCPRPAVHREPGMGRPPLRAQDFMANNPDHLELLRRMGVSLIHLKDGRVQLVQHATQAVSAVAAEDGMRFMQEMMELSSQQQKEQLPPRAVQIISHPFFGRVVLTAGPAQFGTDLSKSITGVRGFVTVAEPYSGCAELSNAAFVQGRIALLQRGQCMFAEKARHIMKAGAIGGIVIDDNEGSSSDTAPLFQMAGDGRNTEDVTLPLLFLFYKEGNILLEALKEYREVEVLLSDKARDRGGDAHEEDQTSPASSATLDRSHVSTVELDESAPDNEEVTPEDDVGPAIKRNPEPEEEPAVDKDSSSKSVKAMMADWREDLEAFQQMEKDEL comes from the exons ATGTGCACAGTGTTGTGGTTTCGCCCCGCAACAATGTCGGCCCTATTGTTCTCATTGCTGCTATTACTGAGCACCTTATGCAGGCTTGGACAATCTATGTCACGAGAGGAGAAGCTCAAACTGAG GAACCAAGTGGTGGAGATGTTTGACCATGCTTATTCAAATTATATG GACCATGCGTACCCAGCAGATGAGCTGATGCCTCTGACGTGTCGGGGAAGGGTGCGTGGGCTGGAGCCCAGTCGGGGAGACGTGGATGACGCACTGGGGAT GTTCTCTCTCACCCTCATCGACACCCTGGACACTCTAGTG CTCTTAAACAAGACAGCAGAGTTTGAAGCAGCAGTGAGGAGAGTGCTGAAAGATGTGCGACTCGACAATGACGTTGTGGTGTCTGTCTTTGAGACCAACATCCGTGTGCTGGG GGGGCTGCTAGGGGGCCACTCCATGGCTGTGATGCTGAAGGATGCAGGGCATTACATGCAGTGGTACCAGGATGAGCTGCTCCACATGGCCAAAGACCTGGGTCTCAGACTCCTGCCTGCCTTCAACACCAGCAGTGGCCTACCTTACCCCAGG GTAAACTTGAAGCATGGTGTCAGGGGTCCTGAGTCTCGGACGGGCACAGAGACGGACACCTGCACAGCTTGTGCTGGTACCATCATCCTGGAGTTCGCTGCCTTGAGTCGCTTCACTGGGGACCCTGTGTTTGAG GTCCATGCACGGAGAGCCCTAAACTTCCTgtgggagaagagacagaggaacagcAACCTAGTGGGAACAACCATCAACATCCACTCAGGAGAGTGGGTCCGCAGGG ACAGCGGAGTTGGAGCAGGGATCGACTCGTATTATGAGTACCTGCTGAAAGCCTACATTCTCCTGGGAGATGACCTCTTTCTGCAGCGCTTCaacatt CACTATGCGTCTATAATGAAGTACATCAGCCAGCCTCCTCTCCTGCTGGATGTTCACATCCACAAGCCTCTGCTGCCTGCTCGCACCTGGATGGACTCCCTCCTGGCATTCTTCCCTGGGCTGCAG GTGTTGAAGGGAGATATCCGGCCGGCCATTGAGACCCATGAGATGCTGTATCAAGTCACCAAGAAACACAACTTCCTCCCAGAG GCGTTCACCACTGACTTCAGGGTACACTGGGCTCAGCATCCACTAAGACCTGAGTTTGCAGAGAGCACCTATTTCCTGTACAAG GCCACCAAAGACCCCTACTACCTAGAGGTAGGGCGCACGGTGCTGGACAACCTGAACCGCTTTGCCCGGGTCCCCTGCGGCTTTGCTGCCATGAAGGACGTTCGCACCGGGAGCCACGAGGACCG AATGGACTCCTTCTTCCTGGCGGAGATGTTCAAGTACCTGTTCCTGCTGTTTGCAGAGGAGGAAGATCTGCCGTTTAATGTTGAGGACTACATCTTCACCACCGAGGCTCACCTCCtgcccctgtccctgtccctgtccactGCCCCTCGCGGCCCCTCTCCTCCCGCCAACTCCACGGTACATGCTGAATCTCTGCCTCATCTGTCAGCCTCTGTCAAATCTCTTTGG TCAGAGGAAGAGCTGGATGACTCCAACTTTGATTGGACCTGCCCCAACACACGCCTCCTTTTCCCTGACCCTGCCTTCCCTCGGAACCTCCGAGATCCAATCAGAAGTGCTGTGGACAAGAGCTGTCCCCGCCCTGCCGTTCACCG TGAGCCAGGGATGGGTCGCCCCCCTCTGAGGGCTCAGGACTTCATGGCCAACAACCCTGATCACCTGGAGCTGCTGAGGAGGATGGGAGTCAGCCTTATACACCTGAAGGATGGCAGAGTGCAGCTAGTCCAACACGCTACACAG GCGGTCAGTGCTGTGGCAGCAGAGGACGGGATGCGCTTCATGCAGGAGATGATGGAGCTGTCCAGCCAGCAGCAGAAGGAGCAGCTCCCTCCGCGCGCCGTACAGATCATCTCACACCCCTTCTTCGGCAGAGTGGTGCTGACCGCTGGCCCAGCACAGTTTGGCACAGACCTTTCCAAGAGCATCACGGGG gTGCGTGGGTTTGTGACAGTGGCTGAGCCCTACAGTGGCTGTGCGGAGCTGAGCAACGCTGCCTTTGTACAGGGCCGCATCGCTTTGCTGCAGCGGGGCCAGTGTATGTTCGCTGAGAAGGCAAGACACATCATGAAGGCTGGGGCCATCGGAGGCATCGTCATCG ATGACAACGAGGGCAGCAGCAGTGACACAGCTCCCCTCTTCCAGATGGCCGGCGATGGCCGCAACACGGAAGACGTCACCTTGCCCCTGCTCTTCCTGTTCTACAAGGAGGGAAACATCCTGTTGGAGGCTCTTAAGGAGTACAGGGAGGTGGAGGTGCTGCTGAGCGACAAGGCCAGAGACCGAG GTGGGGACGCTCATGAGGAGGACCAAACTTCACCCGCCTCTTCCGCAACTCTTGACCGGTCACACGTGAGCACTGTGGAGCTGGAC